The Cellulomonas oligotrophica sequence GTCCAGCCGTCCAGCACCGACGGCTCCGGCACGAGGTCGGGGTCGGAGACCTGCCCCACCCACCCCCGCAGACGGTCCCACTGGTCGTGCAGGGCGGTGGCGGCGGTCGCGACGTCGACGTGCATGGCGCCATCCTGCCCCGCGTGCCGTGGCCGTCGCGCTAGCGTCCGTCGCGGAGGTGTCCCATGACGTCGTTCGGACCCCGTTCGCGCCGGCTGGCGGCCGTGCTCGGCCCGTTCCTCGTCGTCGTGGGGGCGGTGGCGCTGCTGCTCGGCGTCGGGCACGGCGTCGCGGTGCTGAGCGAGGACGACGTGGCCGTCCCGGTCCACCTGCGCGCCTCGGACGGCCGTGGTGCCTGGTTGCAGCTCGAGGTCGAGGGGCGGCCGGCCACCGGGGTCTGGGTGAGCGGCGTCCCCACCGGCGGTCTTCCGACGGCGGACCGGTACGGGTTCGGGCTGGGCGTCGCCGAGCTCCACACGCGGGGAGCGACGCCCGTCGAGCGGCTGCTGGCCCGGGCGGACCTCCTGGTGCGCGGCATCGCCCTGATCGTCGCCGCGCTGGCCCTGCGCCCGGTCCTCGCGGCCGTCGCCCGCGGCGCGTCGTTCCGTCCGGGGCATGACCGGCGCGTGCACGTGGTGGCGGTGTGCGTGGTGCTCGGCGCCTACGTCGCCCCGCTGCTGCCGTGGCTGGCCACGGCGTCTGTCCTCGCGCGGCTCGACGATCTCCACGGGCTCTCGGCGTCGCCGCCGCACCACGTCGAGGCGCTCGTGGTCGCGCTGCTCGTCGTGCTCGTGGGCGGGCTGGTCCGGGCGAGCACGACGCACCCGGACGGAGGCAGCGGCAGGGGCGGGCGGGCTGCCACCATCGGGGCGTGACCGCCGAGACCGCGCCCGCACCCCTCGTCCCGATCGGCCCGCTGGGGGTGCCCGGCCAGGTCGTCGTCGTCGGACCGCAGTGGCGGGCGACCACCGAGCTCGACGTGGTGGTCGACGGCGAGGCGGTCGCGCGCAGCGTCGACGGCGAGGACGGGCACCAGGTGCTCACGGCCGACGGGCCGTGGACGGTCGAGACGTCCTGGCGCGACGGCGTGCGGCTGCTGGACGCCGACGGCACCGAGCTCGCGGTGGCCGACACCCGGCTGACGCGGCGCGCGCGGCGCGGTCACGTCGAGGGCACGGCCGTGCACTGGCGCCCCGCGGGGGTGTGGACGCGCGACGGTCGGTGGACGGACGCCGACGGGCGGGTCGTCGCGGACGTGCGCGCCCGCGGCGTGGGACGGCACACGATCACGATGACGTTCGGGCCGGGCGCCGTGCCGGGGCGTCCGATGCTTCTGCTCGTCGCCCTGACCCGGCACGCCGTGGCCGACCGCATCCCGGTCGGCATCGGCCTGTTCACCGACCTCGTGTCCGGCTGGTCCTGACGCGGTCCGGCGACGCGTCCCGGGGCGCCACGGCACGGATCGCGTCCCCGGGCTGCCCGGTGTCGCTACGGTGGGCGCGAGGGCTGACGCCGGGGAGGGTGCGATGCGGGTGGTCGACGACGGTCGGGTCGCAGGTGGACGGCCGACGAGGGGACGTCCGACGACGCGCCGGGGCCGGAGCCCGCTCCTCGCCGCGCTCGTGGCCGGGGTGCTCGCGGTCGGCGGCTGCGCGAGCACGGGTGCGGCCGGCGGCCGGGACGACGTCGTCGCGAGCGCGGAGCACCTGGCCGAGGGGCAGGACGCCGTGATCTCCGACGAGGTGAGCGGCGACGAGCGCACCGAGGTGGAGCTCGCGGCGCTCGGTGCGCTCGAGGACCTCGGTCGCGCCGGTGCTGCGGCGTGGGAGCCCCGGCGGGACCTGCTGCGGGTGACGATCTTCCTGGATGGCGAGCCGCTGGGCGACGACGAGCTGGCGCGGGCGCAGGAGTCGGTCGCGGAGGCCGTCGCCGACGCCGGGATCGGCACGATCACGGTGGCGGTCGACGACGAGGCGCCCGAAGAGTACTAGACGCGTGCACCGGTACGACGCGCGTGCACGCGCCGCCGGTCAGGCGGTGCGGACGTCTTCGGCGAGGAAGTCGCGGACGAGGGTGCCGACCTGGTCCTCCTCGACGAGGAACCCGTCGTGGCCGTACTCCGAGTGCACGTACCGCACGGGGCCGGAGCGGGGGATGGCGGCGGCGACGCGCTCGGACTGGGCGGGCGTGAACAGCCGGTCGGAGTCGACGGCGACGACCAGAGCGCGCGCGCTGACCTGCGCGAGCGCGGCCTCGACGCCGCCGCGGTCGCGGCCGAGGTCGTGCGTGATCATCGTGTGCGTCAGTGTCACGTAGGTGTTGGCGTCGAACCGGCGGGCGAGCTTGTCGCCGTGGTGGTCGAGGTACGACTGCACGGCGAAGCGGCCGCCCTCGAGCGGGTCCTCGGCGCCCTGGGGGATGCGGCCGAACCGCTGGTCCAGCTCGGCGGCCGAGCGGTACGTCTGGTGCGCGATCTGCCGGGCGATGCCCAGGCCCACGTGCGGGCCCTCGCCGTCGGGGGCGTCGTAGTAGTCGCCGTCGCGGTAGCGGGGGTCGGCGCGGATCGCGGCGAGCTGGGTGTGGAACCCGGCGATCTGGTCGCCCGACGTCTGCGCCGTGGTGGCGACGGCCACGACCGACTCGACGCGCTCGGGCGCGGTGACGGCCCACTCGAGCACGCGGTGCCCGCCGAGGGACGCGCCGACGACGAGCGCCCACGTGTCGATGCCCAGCAGGTCGGCGAGGCGGATCTCGGCGGCGACCTGGTCGCGCACGGTCAGCAGCGGGAACCGGCTGCCCCAGGGGCGCCCGTCGGGGGCGGTCGACGCGGGCCCGGTCGAGCCCTGGCAGCCCCCGAGCACGTTGGGGGCGACGACGAACCAGCGGTCGGTGTCGATGGGGGCGCCGGGACCGATCATCGACGACCACCACCCGGGCGTGGGGTGCCCGGGCCCGGCGGGGCCGGTCACGTGGGAGTCGCCGGTGAGGGCGTGCAGCACGAGGACGGCGTTCGAGCCGTCCTCGTCGAGCTCGCCCCACGTCTCGTAGGCCAGCCGCACGGCGGGCAGCCGGCCCCCGGACTCCAGCGCGAA is a genomic window containing:
- the metX gene encoding homoserine O-acetyltransferase MetX — translated: MEHPTRPTPPERGARPADASDATRRAGAQPPAGWGATRARRRPATLGSRRPLPERPPVRASAAWRDGDPVGRRQFADLGPFALESGGRLPAVRLAYETWGELDEDGSNAVLVLHALTGDSHVTGPAGPGHPTPGWWSSMIGPGAPIDTDRWFVVAPNVLGGCQGSTGPASTAPDGRPWGSRFPLLTVRDQVAAEIRLADLLGIDTWALVVGASLGGHRVLEWAVTAPERVESVVAVATTAQTSGDQIAGFHTQLAAIRADPRYRDGDYYDAPDGEGPHVGLGIARQIAHQTYRSAAELDQRFGRIPQGAEDPLEGGRFAVQSYLDHHGDKLARRFDANTYVTLTHTMITHDLGRDRGGVEAALAQVSARALVVAVDSDRLFTPAQSERVAAAIPRSGPVRYVHSEYGHDGFLVEEDQVGTLVRDFLAEDVRTA